Proteins co-encoded in one Nicotiana sylvestris chromosome 7, ASM39365v2, whole genome shotgun sequence genomic window:
- the LOC104243129 gene encoding uncharacterized protein isoform X1, with amino-acid sequence MKNRHWVNDASAELNDKVNKYIAEQIQEIEEDTDLNPIVNAAFVKVVGETSSYCQGQGSRVKSTSRRSMNGIQEKLQAQQKEAEERRKRESVECQLKEVQKQLEEERKNREAMVVDQKLLKESMMALASHILSTELTEWSFWWTSKHYFQFK; translated from the exons ATGAAGAACAGACATTGGGTTAATGATGCCTCTGCTGAATTAAAT GATAAGGTGAACAAATATATTGCTGAACAAATCCAAGAAATTGAAGAGGATACCGATTTGAACCCGATTGTTAATGCTGCATTTGTGAAAGTTGTTGGAGAAACTTCAAGTTATTGTCAGGGTCAAGGATCGAGAGTTAAGTCAACAAGTAGGAGATCCATGAATGGAATTCAAGAGAAACTGCAAGCACAACAAAAAGAGGCAGAAGAACGTCGTAAACGAGAGAGTGTAGAATGCCAACTAAAAGAAGTACAGAAACAGCTTGAGGAGGAGCGGAAAAATCGAGAAGCCATGGTGGTTGACcaaaaattgttaaaagagagcATGATGGCACTAGCATCCCATATACTAAGTACTGAG TTAACAGAATGGAGTTTCTGGTGGACTTCTAAACATTATTTCCAATTTAAGTAG
- the LOC104243129 gene encoding uncharacterized protein isoform X2, which produces MKNRHWVNDASAELNDKVNKYIAEQIQEIEEDTDLNPIVNAAFVKVVGETSSYCQGQGSRVKSTSRRSMNGIQEKLQAQQKEAEERRKRESVECQLKEVQKQLEEERKNREAMVVDQKLLKESMMALASHILSTEDEDE; this is translated from the exons ATGAAGAACAGACATTGGGTTAATGATGCCTCTGCTGAATTAAAT GATAAGGTGAACAAATATATTGCTGAACAAATCCAAGAAATTGAAGAGGATACCGATTTGAACCCGATTGTTAATGCTGCATTTGTGAAAGTTGTTGGAGAAACTTCAAGTTATTGTCAGGGTCAAGGATCGAGAGTTAAGTCAACAAGTAGGAGATCCATGAATGGAATTCAAGAGAAACTGCAAGCACAACAAAAAGAGGCAGAAGAACGTCGTAAACGAGAGAGTGTAGAATGCCAACTAAAAGAAGTACAGAAACAGCTTGAGGAGGAGCGGAAAAATCGAGAAGCCATGGTGGTTGACcaaaaattgttaaaagagagcATGATGGCACTAGCATCCCATATACTAAGTACTGAG GATGAAGATGAATAA